The Cytobacillus oceanisediminis genomic interval TTGACTCTAAATGATAACGGCGAGGTCCGTATTGAGGATTCTCATACCCATATATCTAATTGGATCGATACAGTAAATGCCGAAAATCCGGAAGCCGTATTTATCATTCAGCCTCCACATCCAATCTATCAGGCAAGTTATTATCCTGTTCAGGTGGAAGAGTTAAAAAACTATGCAGAAACAAACGATATTCCGTATCTTGATCACTGGACAGCATGGCCTGATCCGCAGGGTGAAGAAATTCTCGGTTACTTATCCGAAGAAGGAGACGTGCCTAACGAAGAGGGACACCTTCTTTGGAGCAAGTTTGTAAACGAATATTTTATCAGCAAGTAAATTTAAACCACCATTGAAACTTCAATGGTGGTTTTTCATTTTAAAAACAGGAAGAGGGCGTTGATGAATTTGGCAGCAGTTTAATCGGATCAACCGCATTGGACTTCGATCCATTCCATAGCCCCAAATGTGTTTCAAAATGAAGATGCTGGCCTGTTACCTGGCCGGTACTGCCCATCCAGCCAATCTGCTGGCCTGTTTTGACTATCTGGCCTTTCTTGACTGATATGCTCCTTAAGTGGGCATATAACGTCTCCTGTGCGTCTCCTCTGTGTCTAATCATGATGGTATTGCCGTACCCGCTCATTGTCCCTGCATAGCTAACGGTTCCATCGTATGCTGCTTTTACAGGCACATCTCCTTTTTTGGCAATATCAATTCCATAATGGAAGCTTCCCCATCGAGATCCGAAACCTGATGTTAGAGTCCCATCTGCGGGCCAGTTAAAAGGAGGGCAAGAATTCCCGGCTAAAAGACCATAGCCCGTTAACACCTTATCCGTTACAGCACCTGTTCCTCCCAAAACGTATACCTTTGGATCGATTTGATTTACATAATCATAGACCGGGTCCTGTACACTCGTCGGATGGACAAGCACAATATTTGTATTTAATTTTTTTGCCAATCCGGAAGAAGCAACAGCATCCGGATATTCAGGGTATGTTTGATTAGTGGATGTACCCCTTACAAAAATGACATTGTCAGTATTATTATTTAAGTTTGCTGCCTCTACGCTTGTGCTGTAGCGGTTTTCACCTGACACTCTTTGTACTTTAATCCCCTTTGCAGCAAGTGACTTTTTTAGGTTCTCGCTGACCACTCCTGTTCCGCCAAAAATGATTACCTCTTTGATTGCAGGAGGAAGGGTTTTTGGAAGCGAATCCCTTTTGGCAAGATAGATAGGGATTTTATTGATAGCTGAATAGCTGGACGCAGGCAATGCATCGACAATGGTATCCCCGTTTACGAGAATGGCTTTAGCAGATGAAGCCCCTGTTATGGAATTGATGGCAGCTGCCGTATCATAGCGGGTGCTTCCTTTGACCCTTTGTGTGGCAATTCCTTTGTTTCTGATCGCATTTTCCACCCCTGCGCTAATCGCACCTGCTCCACCCAATATGTATACTTTTGCAGCTTTTAAGCGTGACATTTCATTCAAAGTGGCCGCATCTATTGTGTTTGGGTAGGTTAATAGAATCGGAGCATCCTTTACACCAACCAA includes:
- a CDS encoding cell wall-binding repeat-containing protein, with translation MKRISQCLILLLSVFAIIWNIDIPEAKANSNLERISGDNRIHTGIKISQRGWPKGLVSQERAVILARADNPADALAAASLVGVKDAPILLTYPNTIDAATLNEMSRLKAAKVYILGGAGAISAGVENAIRNKGIATQRVKGSTRYDTAAAINSITGASSAKAILVNGDTIVDALPASSYSAINKIPIYLAKRDSLPKTLPPAIKEVIIFGGTGVVSENLKKSLAAKGIKVQRVSGENRYSTSVEAANLNNNTDNVIFVRGTSTNQTYPEYPDAVASSGLAKKLNTNIVLVHPTSVQDPVYDYVNQIDPKVYVLGGTGAVTDKVLTGYGLLAGNSCPPFNWPADGTLTSGFGSRWGSFHYGIDIAKKGDVPVKAAYDGTVSYAGTMSGYGNTIMIRHRGDAQETLYAHLRSISVKKGQIVKTGQQIGWMGSTGQVTGQHLHFETHLGLWNGSKSNAVDPIKLLPNSSTPSSCF